The window TTCCTTGGCGTCAAGGCCGTCGAGTATGCCGACAAGTTCAAGGACCACCTGATCCCGGGGCACGGGTTCGTCTGGCACGGCCAGGCCAACCCGCGGAACGTGGAGATCTTCTACTCGCTGTACTTCACGTGCATGAAAAACAGCACGACCAGCGTGGCCTTGGTGACCGCGATCGTCAGGGCGACGATCGTGTTCATGAACTTCAGGTCGAGGAACGCCACCCAGACCGTCACGCCCGTGAGGACCATGAGCGTGATGAAGATGACGTAGTACAGCCGCGGCGAGACGAT is drawn from Acidobacteriota bacterium and contains these coding sequences:
- a CDS encoding cytochrome C oxidase subunit IV family protein, with translation MSGHIVSPRLYYVIFITLMVLTGVTVWVAFLDLKFMNTIVALTIAVTKATLVVLFFMHVKYSE